The Streptomyces sp. 135 sequence AGAGGTGCAGTAACGACTCACGGCCATGCTCGCGGAAGCGACCCCGCAGGGCCGCCACGTCCGCAGCCGTCAGCCTGCGGTACCCGGAACCAGAGGGACGCCACCAGACGGGGTCCGCACAGCAGAACCCCTCCCCCCGCAACACCGCCCGCGCCACCTTGTTCGTCGCCGTCACCGGCATCCGCCGCACCACACGCACGAAGCGGGGCATCATCTTCGTCCCCAGATCGGGCTGCGCCAGCAGGAACTCCGCGAAGTCCAGCGGATCGAAACCCACCCCCTCCGGCGTCGCCACCGCCGCCATGACCTGATCACCCGCCACCGGATCCGGCACCGCGTACACCGCGACGGCCACCACCCCCGGGTACCGCGCGACAATGTTCTCGATCATCGCCGCCGCGAGGTTCTCGCTGTCGACCCGCAGCCGGTCATCCGTACGCCCCGCGAAGTAGAGGTACCCGCGCTCGTCCCGGTAGAAGAGGTCCCCGGTCCAGTACCAGCCGCCCCGCACCCGCTCGGCCTGCGCCTCGTCGTTGCGCCAGTACCCCTCGAAGGGATTCGGCCCCCGGTTGACCAACTCCCCTATCGCGGCGCGCCCATTGAGCAGCTGACCGTCATCCGTGAACCGCGCCGCCTCGCACTCCCGCAGCGTCACGGCATCGACCACCGCGAGGTCGTCCCCGGGCGCCGCCCGCCCGATCGCCCCCGGCGGCGTCCCCGGCGTACGCTGGATCGCCGCCCCGCCCTCCGACGAGCCGTAGCCCTCCACGAGCCGCACCCCGAACCGCTCCTCGAAGCGCGCCGCGTCCACGGCCCCCGCCTCGGTCCCGAACCCGACCCGCAGCGGATTCTCCCGGTCGTCCGGCCGCTCGGGCGTGGCCAGGAGGTACTGCACGGCCCGCCCCACGTACGTGAAGTACGTGGCCCCGAACTCCCGTACGTCGGGCAGGAACCGCGAGGCGGAGAAGCGGCGGCTCAGCGCCACCCCCGCGCCCGCCGCCAGCGCGGGCGCCCAGTCCGCGATCACCGCGTTGCCGTGGAACATGGGCATGCAGATGTAGTGCGTGTCGCTCGGCCGGATCCCGAAGTGGGTGACGAGGGAGCGGCCCGCCGCCGCGAGGCGGCCCTGGCTGCAGATCGCCGCCTTGGGGGCGCCTGTGGACCCGGAGGTGAAGTAGAGCAGCATGCGGCTCGCCGGGCCCACGGTCCGCGCGATCTCCGGTTCCGCGTCGGCGTAGGGGGCGAGCAGGGCCCCGTACTCCTGTGTGTCCGTCACCAGTACGCGTACGCCGGGCAGTTCGAGGCCGTCGAGCAGCGGCAGCCGAACCTGTTCGGTGACGAGCAGCCGACAGTCGGTGTGCAGGATGTCACGGGCCAGTTCGGCGCCGCGCCGGGTGGGGTGATGCCCGCCACCGCCACCCCGGCGAGCGCCGCCGCGCTCAGCCACAGGGAGTACTCGGGGGTGTTGTCGAGCAGGACGCCTATGTGGGGTTCACCCCGGCTCGACAGCAGGTCGGCGAGGAGCGCGGCCCTGGCCGCGGCGCCCGCCGTGACCTCGTGGTGGCTCAGCGCGCCGTCCGCCCAGCGCAGGCCGGTGCGGTGGTCCTCCCACCGCGCCTGTACGAGTTCCGCGACCGTGCTCCCGGTGCTCCCCATGGCCGCGCACCATAGTTGACGTCACGTCAGATCGGGAGGGTGTTGCGGGCGAGTGGCGGCTCTGACACTGCCTTGTGGCCGTTGCCCACGTGCGGCTCCGCGTACGCCGTGAGGTCGTGCACGGCGTACGCGGAACCTGTTCGTGGGGTGCGGGGAAGCGCCTCAGGCAAGGTTCAGAATTTGACGTCCGAGCAGGCGTAGAACGCGTTCGCCGTGTCGGCGACCGTCCAGACCGCGACGATCACGTGGTGACCGCTGCGACCGCCGGGGATCGTGCCGCTGTGCGAGAGCGTCGCGGGCGGCTGCTGGCTGTTGTACGGGACGCTGAGGAACGGCGTGGTGTCCAGGGCGGCCCTGGTCACCGGCTTGCTGTCGTCCCAGCCCTGCTTGGTGATGTAGTACTTGAAGTCGGTGGTGCGGTGACGGGCGGTGAACTGCCAGCGGAACGTGTAGTTCTGCCCACCGCTCACCTGCGTCGCGGGCCAAGCGGCGCCGCTCGGCGTCTTCGGCGAGTTGAGCTGGTTGAAGCCCGCTATGCCCGCCGAGCAGATCTTGCCGTCCGCGGGGCCCCCGGCGGGGAAGCCCTTGAGGCCCTCGACGCTCTGCGGTTCGTACTGGATGGAACCGCAGTTGGACACCACGCCCTTGGCGCAGTTGATCTGCCGACTGGCGGGCAGATCCGTGTAGCCGTGGCTGCTGGCGCCACCGGCGGAGAGCGCGAACGCGCCGACCGTGGTGAGGCCGACCATGGCCGCGTACACCTTCTTGTTACGCATGTGCCGCTCCTGACCGAACATGGGGAAGTTCCGTGAGACGTGCGCGCACTGCGGTCTAGACCAAGTTCAGATTATTGCCGTTAGTTGAACATGTCCATACCAACCGGGGAGGGGATCCGTCCGGGCCGTGCACGGCAACCCGTCGACACGGGCGGGCAGTTGTGCACGGTGCCCGGTCAGCGCTGGTCGACGCGTCCTGTGTAGAACGCCACCGTCAGGTCCTTCACCAACGCCTTTCGCTCGTAGTCGTCCAGCTCCACCAGGCCCCGTGTGGTCAGCCGCGTCACGGTGTCCTCGACGGAGTCGACCACCGAGGTCAGGACCGTGTCGCGATGGCGCGCGTCGAGCGCGGCGACCCGGCTGCGCTGCATCGCGGCGGCGACCTCGGGCGCGTACTCGATACGGGTCGGCTGGGCCGAGAACACCTCGACGCCGACCGCCTCCGCCTCGGCGGCGAGGGCCCGCGTCAGCGCGGCGCCCACGGCGTCCGCGTCGCGCAGAGTGGGCGCGTCGTCGTGGAACGCGTCGGCCGGCAGCCGCGAGAGCACCCGTGCGGTCGTCGCCTCCACGCACTCCCGCAGATACTCCTGGTGGTCCTCGACCGCGAGCGTCGCCCGCGCGGTGTCCTTGACCCGCCAGACGAGGAGGACGACGACGCGCAGCGCGACCCCGTCCCGGTCCACGGCGGGCATCGGCTCGCTCCGCCAGTGCCGCAGGCGTACGTCGACGCGGCGGCGCAGGAGCAGAGGGTTCACCCACAGCAGGCCGGTGCGGCGGACGGTGCCCCGGTAGCGGCCGAAGAGGCTCAGCACCCACGCCCGGCCGACCCGTCCCCGCGCCAGCCCGCCGAACCCGAAGAGGCCGAGCGCCCCGGAGCCGGCGAGCGAGGCCCACTGGGCGGCCCCGAGCCCGGCCCCCGCGTGCCCGGGCAGTCCGTCACGCGCAGCGCGGGCTCGGCAGGAACCCCGCCCACCACAGCGAGAGCGCGCACCCGGCGGCGCACGCACCTGCCGAGCACGCTTACGAGGCCGGCAGCACCCGCGCCCGACGTTCCACGAGCGCGGGTCGACGTCGGGCGCCGGACGCGCCACGGCTTCGGCGGGCGCGGCCGCCGGGCGCCGTACCGCCTTCGGCTGCTCCCCCGTGCCCTGCCTGCGCCGCACCACGGCGGGCCTCAGCGGGACGCCCGTCACGTCGTCCGGGTCGTCGCGGAAGAGGAGGTGGACGGGGATCTCGGTGGTGGCCTCACTCTGAATCACCCGCCCGGCCCGCACGGCAACCGCTTCACGCACGGCACCGCTCTGCGGGAATTGGGGCTGGGCTTTGGGCTGGGCTTTGGGCTGGGGCCGGGGTTGGGGCTGGAACGGTGACTGGCCCTGGGACTGCGACTGGGCTTGGGACTGCGACTGGGCCTGGGCTTCGGACTGGGGCTGGGCCTGGGCCGGAGACTGGGCCTGGGCTTCGGACTGGGGCTGAGCCTGGGCCGGGGACTGGGCCTGGGCTTCGGACTGGGGCTGAGCCTGGGCCGGGGACTGGGATGGAGACTGGACCTGGGCCGGAGACTGGGCCTGGGCTTCGGACTGGGGCTGAGCCTGGGCCGGGGACTGGGATGGAGACTGGACCTGGGCCGGGGGCTGGGACGAGGCCGGGACCGGGGGCTGGGCCGGAGACTGGGATGGAGACTGGACCTGGACCTGGACCTGGACCGGGGGCTGGGACGAGGCCGGGACCGGGGACTGGGCCGAAGCCAGGGACTGGGCCGAAGCCAAGGACTGGGCCGAAGCCAAGGACTGGGCCTGGGATTGTGAAGCTGCCGTCGCGCTCATCCGTGCCTCCGCCTCATTCGTGCCTCGATCTCGCTCTTGCACCGGGCCCGCCAGCCCGTGCGCCGGGCCCGTCCGTGCGTCCGTCGAACCCGCCTGTCCGCGGGCCGACCCCACCTGCCCGCGAACCGATTCCGCCTGCCCCTGCGCCGAACCCGCCCACACGTCCGCCGAACCCACCAGGCCCTGCGCCGAACCCGCCCATGCGTCCGCCGACCCCACCGGCCCCCGAGCCGATCCCTCCTGCGTCACCGACGTCCCCACGTCCGCCGGCGGCCTCATCCGCACCTGCTCCGAATCCACTCGCACCCGCGCCGAATCCACCCGCACCCGCCCCCGCATCGACCTCATCCGTGCATACGCCGATCCCGCTCGCCGTCGCCCCCGCCTGTCCCACCTCCCCCGCACGGCCCCGGCCCCGCCCACGCCCCTCACCGGAACAGCCTCCGCCACGTCTCCGGCCCCGGATAGCCGTTGGCCGCCGCGCCACGCCAGCCCTGGGCGCGCTGGAACGCCTCCACGTTGCGTCGGTCGCTCTCGCTCCAGACCGGGTCCGGGCCGGGGCCTCCCGTGTAGTACCTGCCGTAGCCCTTCCGCACCAGCTGCCTCCCGAGCTGCTCGACCGCCGTGTGCGACTGGCCGGGGCGGAAGACGCCCCTGCCGGGAAAGGCAGGGCGAGCCTCCGCGCCGCTCCCGCCGGCCCCCGCGCCCGCCGCCGGAATGTCCCGTCCCTTCCCCTGCATCAGGTACGACCACGTCGTCGGCCCCGGCAGCCCGTCCGCGTCCACGCCCCGCCAGCCCTGCGCCAGCTGGAACGCCCGCGTCGCCCTGCGGTCCGCCTCGGTCCAGCGCGGCCCGGGGCCCGACCGGTAGAACCGCTTGCCGCCACGGGCGACCAGGGCCTTGCCGAGCCGCGTCACGTACTTGTTTTCCGCCCCCGGCCCGAAGGCCCCGGCACCCGGGTACGGCGTCACCGCGGAGCCCGCGCCGCTCGCCTTGCCGCCCGCCGGGTCCTCCACGGCCCCCACGTCCTCCGCGGCGCCCTCCACCCCCTTGAAGCGATAGGCCACATAGCGGTTCGCGTTCGCCCAGTAGGCATAAGGCGTCGCCTGTTTACGGGCATGCGGCCTGGCTTGTTCGTACGCCACGTAAAACGTCTGCGTACTGTCCGTCCAGCCCCCGAAAATCGTCACGTGAGAACCGTTGGTGGGGTTCGCCGGATTGTGGAAGAGGAGAATGTCGCCGGGCCGGAGCTCCTCCTTGGCAATACGGGTCCCGTACTTGTCGAGGGTGCCCGTCCATTCGTTGCCGCTCAGGTTCCAGGCCATCGAGACAAAGCCCGAGCAGTCCTGGCGGTAGCCGTCGGTCCAGTACTCGCTCATGCTGTACGGCACCCGCGCGGTGACCCACGTCTGGGCCCGCTCGATGATCTCCGTACGGGTGATCGCCCGGTAGGTCGAGCCCGCCGACGTGCCCGCGCCGCCATGCAGCGGGCTGACCCCGCCCTGCGGCGTGTCCGGTCCGCCCCGCGGCGTGTCCGGTCCGTCCGGCGTCGGCCGGGGATCGGGCCTGGTCGGACGGGCACCCGCGTCCACCACGGCCACGGCCGGCAGCGCCTGGCCGCCGAGGACCGTGCCGCCGCCACGAGGACGAGGGCGCGGCGCGCGCCGTGCGCCGCCGGGTGGCCCCCGAGGCGCAGCGGGAGCGCGTGCGCCATCGAGCGCCGCCAGTGGATACAGCCGGGGCAGTCGCAGTCGCTCTCGGGATCGAATTCCACGAATACCGGAGCGTCCTCCATGCGATTTCCCTCACACTCCTGAAAAGAATGTCCGCGAATCTGCACGTCCGTCAGTTTCTCAACTGTCCGGGGATACCGCATGTTGACGGTCCGAATGATGTATCCGGCCCGCCAGGGGCCCTCGCCACGTGTGCCGGGAGACGGGGGGTGGTCGGGAGCACCCCGGCACATCCGGTAGAGTTCTCCAGGTCAGCAGGCGCCGCTAGCTCAGTTGGTTAGAGCAGCTGACTCTTAATCAGCGGGTCCGGGGTTCGAGTCCCTGGCGGCGCACAGACAGCGAAGGCCTCCCGTTCACGCGGGGGGCCTTCGTGCATGCGGGGGCCTTCGCCGTGCCCTCGGCACGCCACCCCTACCGCTACCGTTGCGCCATGGCGCGCGACATCCAGGAGCGGATCAAGAAGCTCATCCTCGATTCCCGGCTGCCCTCCGGGGCCTCGCTCCCCACCGAGCCCGAACTGATGGAGCGCCTGGGGGTCAGCAGGAACTCCGTACGAGAGGCCCTCAAGGCACTCCAGGCCATGGGCATCGTAGAGATCCGGCACGGTTTCGGGACGTACGTCGGCCCGATGTCGGTCGCGCCGATGATCGAGGGCCTCGCGTTCCGCACGGTCGCCGGGCACTACCGCGGCGAGGACAGCCTGCTCCAGCTCCTCGAGCTGCGCGAGGCCGTGGAGACCGGGCTGATCGCGCGCCTCGCGGGCCGCGTCCCGGCGGCCGACCTCGCCGAACTCGACGCCTTGGTGGACCGCATGGACGCCGAGGCCGCCTCCCCTCGGGGCGCCGTGCGCGCCGAGACCGACCGCGCCTTTCACGCCGCGCTCTACCGCGGGCTCGGCAATCCGCTCCTCGGCGAGGTCCTGGAGGCGTTCTGGGACTCCTTTCACAAGGTCCGCACGGATCTGGTGGACGTACCGCAGGATCCCAGGATCACCTGCCGCCAGCACCGCGAGATCCTGGAGGCCGTGCGCTCGGGTGACGCCCTCCGGGCCGAGCGCGCCATACGGGAACACTTCGGCAACATTCGAACACGTTTGGGCACACCTGCACCAAGAGACACCTCAGATAGCTCGTTTGACCGGTAAACGCCTTGTTTCGCCCTTGCGATCATGCTGGAGGGCGTAGAAACCTGTTCGGGAGTCATCGGCTCTCATGAGGCGGGCGGCACGGGGCAGTTGGGGGCTCCCGCGTCCGCGGCGGGGCAGGGCTGGGGGCCCCGCTCACGAAGCGATGTCGAGGGGGGCATCAATGCGACCGGAGGCGTGCCGGTCCCTGCCTGAGGGGACGGTGGCCTGCCATTGACACGTCCGTGGGGGTCGTGGGGAACCCGTCGGGCGGATGGAACCAAGAACACGCGGGTGACCGCGTGCGGGGGGAAGACCATGACGTCGACGCCGACGGGGGCGCGGCAGAACGACCCGGCAGAAACGACCCGGCTGCGAGTGCCACCGCACAGGACCGGTGGCTTCCGCCGCATCAAGAAGACCCTGCCGCGGTACGACTACGAGCACTACAGCCGGC is a genomic window containing:
- a CDS encoding lytic polysaccharide monooxygenase, whose product is MRNKKVYAAMVGLTTVGAFALSAGGASSHGYTDLPASRQINCAKGVVSNCGSIQYEPQSVEGLKGFPAGGPADGKICSAGIAGFNQLNSPKTPSGAAWPATQVSGGQNYTFRWQFTARHRTTDFKYYITKQGWDDSKPVTRAALDTTPFLSVPYNSQQPPATLSHSGTIPGGRSGHHVIVAVWTVADTANAFYACSDVKF
- a CDS encoding FadR/GntR family transcriptional regulator; its protein translation is MARDIQERIKKLILDSRLPSGASLPTEPELMERLGVSRNSVREALKALQAMGIVEIRHGFGTYVGPMSVAPMIEGLAFRTVAGHYRGEDSLLQLLELREAVETGLIARLAGRVPAADLAELDALVDRMDAEAASPRGAVRAETDRAFHAALYRGLGNPLLGEVLEAFWDSFHKVRTDLVDVPQDPRITCRQHREILEAVRSGDALRAERAIREHFGNIRTRLGTPAPRDTSDSSFDR